Sequence from the Hamadaea flava genome:
GAGCCCCTACGGCACCGGCGATCTGCTCGACAAGGCGCTCGCGCTCGCCGTCGCCTCCGGCTACCGGCAGGACGACGACATCGAGCGTACGGCGCGCATCGCGACCGAAGGCGGAGCCCGCGTCCTCGGCCTGCCCGACTACGGCCTGGAGCCGGGATGCCGGGCGAACCTGCTGCTCATCCCGGCCGAGAGCCTCGTCGAAGCGGTGACGCAGCGTCCCGTCGACCGGACCGTCATCGCCGGTGGAACGGTCGTGCGATGAGCACGCCGTCGGCCATCCTCGTCTCGCCGCATCTCGACGACGCGGCGTTCTCCGCGGCGTCGCGGGCGATGACACCGGGAACGCAGGTGGTCACCGTCTACGCCGGTGACCCGCCGCCGCACATCGGGCTCACCGACTACGACCGGTTCACTCGCGCGGAATCGTCCACAGCGCGGCACGCCGAGCGGCTCGCGGAGGACGAGGCGGGCATGGCACTGCTGGGCTGCGACGTGGTGCGCCTGGACGAACTGGACCAGCAGTACCGCGGCGGGCCACCCGACCATGATCGTCTGGTGGAGCGGCTGCGCGGATACTGCGACGGAGTGGGGGAGATCTGGGCGCCGGCCGCGCTGGGCTCGGCCGTCGACCATGCCTCGGTCCGGGACGCGGCGATCGTGGCGGCCACGCAGGACGCCGACGTCTACTTGTACGCAGACATCCCGCGTGCGGTGACCTTCGGCTGGCCGACCTGGGTGACCGGGCGACCGGAGCCGCAGTACGTGGACGTCGAATGGTGGCTGGAACGCGAGCTGGAAGCCTGTGGTCTGGACCCGTCGCGACTGACGCGGCACGCCGTCGCGCTGACCGACGCCCAGCGCGACCGCAAGCAGCGCGCGGTGGCCTGCTATCGGACCCAGCTTCCGGCGCTGTGCCTGAGCACCGACGGCCCGAACCGGTGGGACGCTTTCCTGGACTTCGAGGTCGCCTGGCGCTACCGGCGGTGAGCTGAGAGCTACTGGCCCATCACGTACTTGATGGTCGGCCCGGCCGTCCAGCCGCCGTCGACGGCCAGCTCGGCGCCGGTGATGTACGCGGCGTCGTCGGACAGCAGGAACACCACGGCGGCGGCGATCTCCGGCGGTTCGCCGACGCGGCCCATCGGCGTGTTCGGGTAATTGCCCTCGCCTTGCTTGATCCCCGTCTCGGAGGTCATCGGGGTGTAGGTCATGCCCGGGTGCACGGTGTTGCAGCGGATGTGGGCGGTGCCCAGTTCGACCGCGGCGACCTTCGTCATGCCGCGTACCGCCCACTTCGACGCGCCATAGCTGCCGGTGAACGCCAGGCCCATGAGCCCGGCGGCGGAGGAGATGTTGACGATCGACCCGCCACCGCCGGCTTTGAGTTCGGGGATGACCGCCTGCATGCCCAGCCAGGTGCCGACGAGGTTGATGTCGATGACCTTGCGGAAGTGGTCGGCGGGCTCGGTGTCGAACGGCATCCCGGTCGACACCCCAGCGTTGTTCACCAGGCCGTGCACGCCCCCGTACGCCTGCTTCGCGGCGGCGACGACCGTCGGCCAGGCGGCCTCGTCCGTGACGTCCAGCCGCAGGTAGCGTGCCTGCGGTCCCAGCTGCTCCGCGGTCTTCTCGCCGTCGTCGTCGAGGACGTCGGTGATCACCACGTTCGCACCCGCGGCCACCGCCTGACGGGCCGCCTCGGCGCCCAGCCCACGTGCCGCACCGGTGATGATCACGGTCTTGCCGCTGAGAACGGCCATGGTGAACCCTCCCGTCGATCCCCTCGTCTGGAGATTACGAGACATGGCCGTGCTGACCGGCGGAAACGGGGAAATCGACGGTCGGACCCGACGGGCGCATCGCGTGGCGTACCGGTAGGCACACAATCGCCGCGTTCAGCGGGTCGCGTCGGAGCGTCGTAGCCAGGCGTGTGTCGCCGCGGTCAGGGCTTGGATCCCGGTGGGCAGGGCGAGCGCGGCGTAGGGCGCGAACTGCGGCGAGTGGTTGCCGGGTAGACGGGCGATTCGGGTGGCGGGGTCCCCGGAGACGGAACGCCATTGGGCTGGCCCGATCACGCCGAGCATCCAATACCCCGTCGGGACTCCGTCCGTGGTGTAGTGCGGGAAGTCTTCGGTGGCCAGTGACGGCGGCCAGTCGGCTACGCGTGCGTTGCCGAACGCCTGCCGGTGCGCGTCGCGTAGGCGGGCGGTGACCGCGGGGTCGGGCGTGTTGGACGGGGACTGCGCGACGACGCGTATGCGGGGTTCGCCGGGGGACTCGGCGGCCGCGCAGGCGGCGCGGGTGATCCGCTCGACCGCTTCGCGCATGCGGGTCAGGGCCGCGGGCGAATAGGCCCGCATGGTGACTCCGAGGGTGGCGCTGTCGGCGACGACGTTGGGGCTGGTGCCGGCCGTCAGCTGTCCGACGGTGAGCCCGGCGGGCTCGGTCGGGTCGGTGTGCTGTGCGCGGACGGTCTGTAGCTGCATGACGATCAGCGCGGCGGTGACGACTGGGTCGTCGCAATGGCGCGGGGTGGCGATGTGACCACCTCGGCCGGAGATGGTGATCTCCAGGGTGATGGAACTCGCCGTCATCAATGGGCCGTGGGCCACCATGCCGGCCGGCAGCGGCGCGCAGTGCTGGGCGAGGGCGACGTCGGGGCGGCCCCACCGGGTGTACAGCCCGTCGTCGAGCATGGCGGTCGCCCCGTGCAGCGTCTCCTCGGCCGGCTGGCCGACCGCCAGCACCGTGCCGCGCCACCCGTCCCGGTCCTCGGACAGTACGCGGGCGGCTCCTGCCAGGGACGCCAGGTGCAGGTCGTGGCCGCACGCGTGCATGACCGGGACCGCGTCGCCCCGAGGGCCGGGGGCGACGGCAGTGCTGGCATAGGGCAGCCCAGTCTGCTCGGCTACGGCAAGCGCGTCGAGTTCGGCGCGGAGCAACACCGTCGGGCCATCGCCGTTGGTGAGCCGGCCGACGACGCCATGCCCGCCGACGCCGGTGGTCACGGTGAAGCCCGCATGCCGCAGTCCGTCGGCGAAGGCTGCGGCGGTGCGCTCCTCCGCGCCCGACAGTTCGGGGTTGGCGTGCAACTGCCGGTACAGCTCGAGTGCCTCGCGCAGCGTATCGGCGGGCACGGCCGGCGCGGACTGCACGACATCCTGCATGGGCGCAGTCTGGCAGGCCGCGCTCACAGATCGCTGACATCGGGTGTCGCCGCAGTGAGGCCGGTTCGTGACGGCCTGACGGTGAACTGAGGACGCCTGGAAATCCTGGGCTCCCCCCGATAAGGCGGAACGACACAAGGAGTACGCCATGAACGGTCAGACGGACCTCGACGCCATCGCGCAGGAGATTCTGGCGCTGGAGTCGGAGACGTTCGCGATCTCGGACTACACCGATGTCACGGAGGCGGTGCTCGCCTCGACGTCGTGTTCGGCGACCACCTCGTGCTGCAGCAGCACCACCTCGAGCACCAGCTCGGCCTCGTCCACCTCCTGCTGCGGCTGACCTCAGCTCGCACAGCCACCCCAAGGAGTACGCCATGAACGGTCAGACGGACCTCGACGCCATCGCGCAGGAGATTCTGGCGCTGGAGTCGGAGACGTTCGCGATCTCGGACTACACCGATGTCACGGAGGCGGTGCTCGCCTCGACG
This genomic interval carries:
- a CDS encoding PIG-L family deacetylase produces the protein MSTPSAILVSPHLDDAAFSAASRAMTPGTQVVTVYAGDPPPHIGLTDYDRFTRAESSTARHAERLAEDEAGMALLGCDVVRLDELDQQYRGGPPDHDRLVERLRGYCDGVGEIWAPAALGSAVDHASVRDAAIVAATQDADVYLYADIPRAVTFGWPTWVTGRPEPQYVDVEWWLERELEACGLDPSRLTRHAVALTDAQRDRKQRAVACYRTQLPALCLSTDGPNRWDAFLDFEVAWRYRR
- a CDS encoding glucose 1-dehydrogenase; translated protein: MAVLSGKTVIITGAARGLGAEAARQAVAAGANVVITDVLDDDGEKTAEQLGPQARYLRLDVTDEAAWPTVVAAAKQAYGGVHGLVNNAGVSTGMPFDTEPADHFRKVIDINLVGTWLGMQAVIPELKAGGGGSIVNISSAAGLMGLAFTGSYGASKWAVRGMTKVAAVELGTAHIRCNTVHPGMTYTPMTSETGIKQGEGNYPNTPMGRVGEPPEIAAAVVFLLSDDAAYITGAELAVDGGWTAGPTIKYVMGQ
- a CDS encoding amidohydrolase, with protein sequence MQDVVQSAPAVPADTLREALELYRQLHANPELSGAEERTAAAFADGLRHAGFTVTTGVGGHGVVGRLTNGDGPTVLLRAELDALAVAEQTGLPYASTAVAPGPRGDAVPVMHACGHDLHLASLAGAARVLSEDRDGWRGTVLAVGQPAEETLHGATAMLDDGLYTRWGRPDVALAQHCAPLPAGMVAHGPLMTASSITLEITISGRGGHIATPRHCDDPVVTAALIVMQLQTVRAQHTDPTEPAGLTVGQLTAGTSPNVVADSATLGVTMRAYSPAALTRMREAVERITRAACAAAESPGEPRIRVVAQSPSNTPDPAVTARLRDAHRQAFGNARVADWPPSLATEDFPHYTTDGVPTGYWMLGVIGPAQWRSVSGDPATRIARLPGNHSPQFAPYAALALPTGIQALTAATHAWLRRSDATR
- a CDS encoding thiazolylpeptide-type bacteriocin; this encodes MNGQTDLDAIAQEILALESETFAISDYTDVTEAVLASTSCSATTSCCSSTTSSTSSASSTSCCG
- a CDS encoding thiazolylpeptide-type bacteriocin — protein: MNGQTDLDAIAQEILALESETFAISDYTDVTEAVLASTSCSATTSCCSSTTSSTSSQSSTSCCG